The window tagtgtgtgtgtggggtgtaAGTAAAATGGATGAATTCGATTTAGTTGTCTTAATATCTGGGTCCATTATTCATGATTGTTTTCCTAAAACAAGCcttcattaatattattagtaACACCTGTGCCTTTTCCTAAATATCAGCTGTGGATAAGGACATTGTCATACCATATGACTGTAATGACTAGCAATGGGTGAAGTGAGTGAAAATAGTTACTATACTACAGTGTTTTGTGAGGAAACTAAATCTGTGATTAAGACTTGAGTGAATACTAAAATGTTCTGAACATTGTTGTACTTCTGAGATTCTGTTGCTTGGTTGACCCATGCAATTAGTTAAGTAAATTAGTATAGAGCTAGGTGTTTCAAATTCCACCTGGTGTTTCAAGCCCCCACAGAGAGATCACCTGTATGGGGCATGAAACACCTTTGGAACTGTTGTGAAGGTGTGACCAAACATAAATGGAGTTTGCCGCCTGCTCTGTAATGAGCATTGGAGAGAAACTTTCCCACGGCTGTAGAATGAATTTGGGCCCTGCCCCTGTTCCCACGTTTGTAGGTCTGTTGCACATGGCAGCTAGTGATGTTAAGCCACTTCACTTATGCCCTCTCCCATGGTGACAGTGTAACTAAAGTACAGTCTGCAAAGTGATGCTAAGCCCTGGTGAATAGAGAGGCCTGAAAATGAACACCAGTCATGTTAGTTTCCCATGTGAGTCTTGAGTATTTTAAGACTTATTTGTAAAGCGATTAGGATgttacctttttaaaaaaaaaaacaaaaaaaactattctCCCATGTTTGTGATCTACTTGGCTTAAGTAACACTGAGTATTTTACTTTCAGAGCTTTTTTACCCAATCTCCAAAAGCAATGGGAGCCCCCAGGCAAACCCTGCAAATCCTTCAACCCTCAGCTACCAATAAAAGTTTGGGGAGGTCAGTTCAGGTATGTAGTTGCTTTTTTCTGGACTGAACTTCATTTGAATTTGTGGTCACATTAAATTAGGTAGCAACAATTTAGTGAAAGAACAAATGAGCCATaatcaaatgtaaaatcaaaatCTCTTTAGGCAGGGAAGGTCATTCCCAAACGGAAACAGTGGAGTGTTTCACAAACTAGAGGTCCAAAAAGGGTGAAGGTAGAAGTCAAATccacacaaacagaagaaactCAATGTTTGATAGATGGTGTGTCCAGTGATGCATACGAACTTATGGTCAAAGGTAGGCAGTGGTTAAAACTAGTGtttaaatttcacaaaaaaTTGTGAAAACTATTCCAAAAACAACTTCGGCGCATTTTGAGCTCAAACATCCTGCTGTTATAGAAACGCCCTCTTCCACCTATTGGAAAGAAGTAGCTGAGGAGCGAAGGAAGGCCTTGTACAATGTTCTACAAGAGAATGAGAAGGTGAGTTAATCACTAAGAGGTGGCTAATGTTTAGCTGTCACTTGAGCTGTTCCCACGCTCTGAGTCAATTTTAGTTGGAGCCTGTCCAGTTGGCACTGACATTGAAGTAACTTTTATTTCCCCCCAACCAGTTACACAAGGACATTGAGGCCAAAGAGGAGCAGATAACAAAGCTTAAGAGTGAGAATGAAGAGCTACAGGAGCTGGCacaacatgtacagtacatggcTGACATGATTGAGGTGAGCACTCTTAATTGCTGGTGATGTGACTAAAATGTGATAGTATTGCCTGTCCATAAACTGTGTAATTGTCCTTTACTGCTATAACAGAGTTAAGTCTTACTACATACTTGCACATAATGGGTCTCTTGAAGTATTACTGACTTCTTGGCATTTGATCTATGCCCTTTCATTAGAGACTCACTGGGAAGAGTCCAGACAATCTGGAGGAACTGAGGGACATTGCCCTTGATATGGATGAGGACGAGAATGAAGATGACTGTGAAGACTTGGGTTACAGTCAGATTGAtgcagaggaaggagagacCTCACATCATGAACCAACAGGGGCCTCAGGAGAGCAGGATTGAGTGATCTGACTCTTGCATATAATGGGACTTTCATTTTCTTGTGCAAGTTGGCAGATTTTATCTAGGGGTTTAATATCAGGAAGTGATTTTATCTTAATTTTTAAGGTTTTGTTGAACTTTGCCAATACTTGGTCTGAGTATaaaacctgtattttttttttcttccccctccccatgaaagacattttgacatgtcagtAGGAGGATGTGGGTTCCACCTGGACTCCTGTGAGACTTTCCTATTCACTCAGCTGGATGATCGGAACTGGATAGTCTCCTTTGTCTGCCAGCCAGTTTAGTGTTTGTTCAGTTAGATTAATAAAGATGTGAAATTTCCAGGATGAGTAACATTGTCATCCTCTGGCATCTGATTGGCTCCTATTATCAGACTAGTCAGTAGAGAGCTCCCAACTAAGATAATGgctgtgcttttcctactgACAAGTTGGTGTCTGCTGGGGGGTAATTGCTGCATGTGGCCTAAAACATTGTTCTCAAGCATTTTGGTTTACACTGTAAAATTGTGCAATGTTATGACAGATGTGTACAGGGtgttatgtaaaataaatggttctttaaaataaagtatCTGACTTATTTTTAAAGTTGTATGTAATTTAAGACATTGAAATGTGTATAGTAAAacattcagatttattttagcagcagcagagaaagggAGGGCACACCTTCAAAGGCTATAAAATCCTCAACTGTCAGTTCAAAACAGTCAGTTTAGTGAGAATCTTGAATATTCCATTATTCAGCAAAAGTAAATTGAAGAATTTACCTTAAAtctttgaaaaaggaaaaaaaactacatgtACTAACAAACTCCAGCCACTGGAGGGTATCTGAAACCTCTTAGGAGCTTGATCTTTCCTTTGGTGACTGTACCCAGCCACTTTTTCACCACCTTTTGGTTCTTTCCTGTTACTGCTTTCCTGAGGCTCACCTCCTTTTCAGCCACCTCACACTTCAGCTGATTTTCCATAGCTTTGAGTTTTTTGCCACTTGTCCTCACtgaatgatttctgtttttgtgtggctGAGATTTCTTCACTGTCAagtcttttcattcatttaaatgacCCAGCTCACCTTGTGGggttgaatatttttttttttttttttttttggctctacTACTGGATGTGCCCTGGATGAACTTTTGTCTTTCAGCTTGGCTGAGGTCCCTACCTTTGTGCATACTGATGCAGAAACTGCTGAACGTTTCATTTGTTACTTTGGTAATCAGTTTATTTTCCTGATCAACTCTTCATTCAATTTATGTGGCTGTTGATGCTAGTTTGTCTTTCTCCCAACTAAACACCTGGGTGACTATCATCTTCCTTAGGGCAGCATTTTCTGAGGCCAACACCTTAATTTGATTTAGCTTTAAATCCTATACCTGTGATCGACAAATAGCCTTTTTTATGCATCAGACGTGACGTAGAGTAAGTGATGTACATTTATGCCAATACATTTCTAGTTTTGGTAAGATTTGGAAGGCCAAACTTTGAAATGTAGATCAGGCTTTTTGTGTtaagacaaacagttttcagctTTTACACAAGTCAAAACTAATTTAGTATTGTAAGAAAATTGTTTTACAGCTTAAAACTTTAGccttaatttttaattttgaaaattcTTATTAAATTCCCAATGCATTAAAACTCTACATTTAGACAAAAGATGAAAAGTGTAGAAATCAAAGTAAGCTTTATCAAAGACAAACATAATGCTGAAAAAGTTTAAAGTATCTGCTTCTGAGAAAATCTTACCTGGTTGAGTTGCTGCTTGTCTCCTTGCTATTAAAAGAAAGCTGTTGTAGCTGTGCTGGATTATTACACAGGAGTAGTACTCGCtgtggtgttgttttgtgtgtagtAGTTGAGTTTTGTTATAGTTTGCTTCTGCTGAGATTTGTGTTGACGGTGGCAGTTATGACAAGGTTCAGAATTCATCATTCACTATAGTGTACAGGTTCACTCAGGgtctttataaaaatgaaaggcTAGAATGTCCTTAAAGTTTTCAAGAGTTTCCAACAGAGGCCAGTAGTCAGTTGCAGTAGTTGGGCATTTACTGCAATCACATGCCACATGTGATGATCTCTGTCTGAATATTTGTTTATACATTCATGTAACACTAAATATGGAATCTAGTCAGCAAAAAACAATGCTGACAATAGAacaaaaacgaaaaaaaaacccttttcataattttaattatgcaaaaataaactttattgcAACATTTGATGAGCAGAGGAAATACCGCTAATCATGATGGAGAGGAGTATGCAAATAAATGGATCAGTACTGAAGCTATCGTACACAGAGATCAATAAAGTTCAATTTCAGCAAAAGTTAAGTTTAAATAATAAACGTGCACGTTTTGCCAACTTATACTCTGTGGTGATTAGAAATTGAACAGTCAACGAATAAATCTAACACTGGTCAACTGCAAGTttgtaaaaagaagaaaaaaaaaatacagatactGAATGGATGGGTGAATTAGATAATACCAAAATACTGTAATGCTATTCACattgctgaagaaaaaaaacaaaaaacaaaactaattgtTAGTTAAAATATGGACCAGGTTTGTAAAAGTCTGTATAGAAAAAAAGTCACCATCTTCAGCTTTTAGTAACAACTTCACACATTTACAGATtataatacaaaagaaaaaatacatttcataaaaatattACCACTTGTTTTTATTCGATATGGCTTTTTGGACTGTGCAGTTAAAACCAAATGTAGCTGGATTCATATATTAAGGgtttgtcttatttttaaattgtgctTTTAAATAGAAGTCTGAGTATTCTGGCCAAAACGCAAACGTTGTGTTAAAATACATTCTCTGTGATGAATTACGAGCTTTTATTAAAAGAcgtgtttaaaattaaattttccTTTGGTTATATTTAATCTAAGTAAGAAAGTAAAATTTCTAATACATAATATCCCATTATGTTTGGGACCTTTTAGGGAAAAGAATATATAATACTATTAGCAAATCTTAATGCTCTCCAAAATAATAATCCATCTAATAtaattctttcaaaataaactccaATTAAAATTATGTATGATTCCAGTTGCATGATATGGAGGTCTTTTCAAACAATAAACTAGATTTCAAATGCTAGACCTAATCCAAAATAGaacataaatattaatttatacAATGTCATTTCCACTATTACAGTATAACTCCAAAGAATATTAGAATTACAAggagtaaataataaataagatgTGTGAATTTGTGACTTTTGTCAACGTGCTTTAGCACCAGACTCAGTAGTACAGTTACAATAAGAGTTAGAATTAGATGATTACCTCAGATCAGTTTTCCTACATTACAGAATGCAAGGAAATAAAATAGATCCAagacatacaaaataaaaaacacttcattCTGCACCTTCTCCTCATAATAGCTTAATATCTATTTCTGCTATTACATATTACGTACTGTATGAATGCGCAGTTAAACACAACTGAGGCTAGCTATATTCTGCCCTAAAGGATCTTCCTCTGTGTACAGATATTGAGAAAGTGCCTTCTCATGACCCCTAAACTGAATTTATTGCCCTTGACTGGCTCTGTACCTGgcaggaaaacacatttacaaaggAGCGTGTTTGTGGAACGTGTCTGCTCGACCACATCGAGGCTCAAATGGTCGAAGCTGGCGTTCTCAGGTGTCTTCTCGTGTCAGCTTAGGTGCAAAAGAGTCACATATGTACAAAAAATTGCACTTGTTCAACTGCAAGTATAtgagagtttttctttttcctccaccGACACATAACTGAGGTCTAAGTCTGCTCAAGTCTGTAAATGCTGTTAAACTACAGCCCTTTAACCACTTCACCTCACCTTATCCCAGAAGCCATAATCAACTTATTAATGGTCCTTTCTGCCACACAACACATTTCTCTCAACCATACAAAGAATCCCTGAAACTCAAAAATGGAACGTGctagaaaacattttgaaaacaacCACATATATTACACCACCTGTGTAAAATATGCTGTATTTACATGCCTTACAACAGCAGTGCAAATCTTCTGAAAGCGCCAGAAAACATCTCTAATGCAAAACGAACTAAAACATGTAATAAAACAGTGATTATACAAAGATCATAGTTAGTAGATTGGCATAACACACCTGACTGTTAACAATCAAGATGATAGATCAGTGAATAAATGATATATGTGTTGTGTGCTGTGATGGATAGCTTGGTGACAGAGGCTGTGTGGAGGGTGAAGGTGCGTTGTTTCTTTGGAGCATCTTTCAGTGGCTTTGTGTCCAGTCAAATTCATGCTCTGCAGTTAACACTCAACACGTCCGGTCTGCCTGGCTCAGAAAGCAGAGTgatgaggagggggaggggTGTGGGATGTGCGAAATCTGAGGTGAAGGAggaattgtgtgtgtttgtgtgtgtgtgtgcgtgcaggaGGGGTATACGTTGTATGTTTACGTGGTTAAGACAGTTTGTTTGGTGTTAGTTCCTTTTAGGAGGCAGTATACGTGAGAACAGTGATCTAATGTGGCGGTGTGGAGATCTTTACGTCTGTGTCAAAAAGCGGATCAGTAAACTGATCAGTCATGGAAAGCCCCGTGGGGTGAGCAGTGTGGAGTTGAGCTTAGGGGCAGTGCTGTCCTCAGAAGTCGGGCAACGTTCTCGGTGGCACGATGGCTCAGAATGCAGTGGTGACGGCGTTTCCTCGCCGTGTGCCCAGACGGATCATTTCCCCCGGCACCATGTCCAGCTGCTCATAGGCCAGTCGCCCCTCCTCACCTGTAACAAATGCAAGCGTTGTGTATACACGGTGGTCTACCAAGCAGCGATCAGTGGTAAATAACTCATTGTATCTTAGCTTGCGGCGCTGTTTTAGTCAGGGCAAAATACCACTGCAGCCTCTTCAGGCACAATCCAACTGAGATGTGGTTGTTTGAACTCTGTTCGACCTTGGATCTTTTTTGTGAGTTTGCGTgttctgtctgtggttgtgtgggttTTTTGACGTGTTCTCCACTTTCCTCCCACAGGCTGAAGGCATGCAGTTTGGAGTTAGGCTAATTGGCgactctaaactgcccataggtgtgaatgtgagcatgTCTGTTTccatgtgtcagccctgtaatagactggtgatctgtccagagtgtaaCCGCCTCACTCCCAATGTCAACTGGGATCAGCTCCAAAAAACAGTGCAAGAGAAAACTGCATTGTACTGCACATGCTGAatttatgttgtgtttgtatTGTAATGTCTTATGGTGCGAGGTAGATTGTGGCACCTCTgtataaatgtatgtaattCAGAAAAAGGCTTATTTGTATAGGTATAGCAAAACCCCAAGCTGAGCAAATGTTGATTTCCATTAATGTGTtactcacccagtgtcagcagGGTTTCTATGGCAACATGGCGAAGTTCCTCATCAGCTGAATCACACAGCGCTACCACCGCCCGGATACTCTCTACAGCCTGCAAACAGACAGAGGTAAATGGCCTCTGGGGAGGGTACTTTCCAAATACATAGAGGATAGAGGTATAGTTGAGAATGTTAGTGTTAGTAGTAATTTTACAAATACAATGTCACAGTTTAGCTGAATTAATAATGAATCGTCATGCAGCAGCCACTATTTTCTCAGTACTTTATGACTGGTATTAATATAAAATGAGTGGACAGACTAAACCAGCTCCAGGTCACTGACCTGCAGACAGCTGAGAGCTGAACAGGCTGCCCTCTGGCTCTGAACTCCAGCCTCTGACAGTGCCTGGGTGTAGCACTCCACTGCCTGTAGATGCCCACGCACAAATTAATATTCAGTCATGGCTTGCagcaaaataaactgaaatggcataaaaaaaaatcttatcttaTAAATGGTGCATATGTTCCCTCTCTCTAGCACTACTCACCCTGGTCTTGAATTGGCTGTGTGACGCTCCAGAAGAGAGGTAGTCGGCTGCTGCCTTGTTGATCTGAGGGTCCTCTGCAGTGAGCAGGGAGGCTAGGACCCTCAGGGTGCTGTTTCTAGGCCACAGTGATGATACAGGCACCTCCTCCATCAATGCTAGACAACGAGAATAGTCCCCACCACACAGAGTCTCTGCAAACACCTCTGTGTATGAGAAACAGGTGTGTAAGAATTCAAATACGGATGGGGCCAGTTTGTAGAACAAGCAGAGACTGTTTCTGTACTTCTCATGTTGATTGATGCTGGTTTAGGATCTTGAGTGCACcgttttattttgttatatttatctATTACAGAAAGGTGGGAAATCCCCATTCAAGGTAGTTTGaccatttctctttcatttaaaCTCATAAAACATATTGGATCTCTACTTAAGTAGCTGTAGAAATTCAAATGTTGGGTGTAGTTTGGAGACACCTACATGCAGTAATGTACGTAGAGATCTACAGTATGTTGTgcttggaaaaaaagaaaaaaaaagaaattcaattaTAACAATTTTTGCTCACCCTCTCTGGCCAGGTGCAGCAGATGGGTCTCCATGTCTTGAATCTCATGTTGTAAGATGTAGCTGTGGAACTGAAACACAGTCAGGACGTCCTGGGCCAGCGCTGAGACGGGAGCATTGTGTGATACCACCAGGTCGCTTCTGTCCACCATCTCACCCACTACGACACCAATCACTGGAGAGAGGGAATCGGTGAATATTCATCATATATCCTTACTAACCAGTTGCAACTATAATTGAGTCATACTTTTGTTATTGAATCAACCACATAGTTTTCTTACCAGCGATCTAATTTTCCCCTAGGAAcgtatttaaaatgtttattaatgtacaaacctaacagtatttaaaaaacagaaatatgattgtgttgacaaaaaaaaaaaaaaaagtataaaagtataacCTCTGGTCTATTTGCCAAAAGATAAAAATGCTGTGCCaacctgtgtctgtgctgtgtgggTGTCTCTCCTGCAGCACTGCTGTGTAGCACTGCTTCATGTGTTTGAACACTCGGTCCAGTGTGGTGTGGAAAAGTCCTGCAGACCCGCTGCACTCTGACCACAGAGTCATCAGCTCCGGGCGCTCAGCGAGGCCTGGGAGAACTGACCGAGGACAGAACCAGAAGGTCAGGCGCTGCAAACCCTCAAACCAGACAGTCTTTACTGTATGATAATCATTTTTTTATGCAAGTAGACTGTTCTAAAATAACACACTGTTGCTACACACCGATAGACTATAAAACATAGCATACCAATACACCAAACTGGTTTTCAGTTGTTGGTACCTACCATCTGCAGCAGATGTAATGGCTCCCAGTCTGTCCACGCTGATCTCTGCTAGCTCCTCTAACAGCTGAGTCTGTCCTGACAGTTTAAGGAGCAGACTGCAGCGCTTCCATGAACATACCCCAGTGGTCAACATCTGCCAGTACATGAAGGAAAAGGCAACGTGAAACCAAATTTATGGAATTTCACTGTTCAACACTGCAAACGTACAAAAAAATTCTCAAACGTGTTTCCGAAGTCAGTAGGAGCGCTACCTGTATGAGGTGATTACAGTACTGCAGGTGGATGACGATGGCCACGTCCAGGTTCTCATTTCCAGTTGTAAGTGGCAGGGGGCTTCCAGCCACGCTGTTGCCTACCCCAGTATCTTCTGTCAGGGCTTCACTCAGGTGTCCTCTTGCTTCAGGATGTTGGCCCCTGAGAGGTACATACCCAGAGTCACCACTGGGGGGCAGCAACATCACACTATACAACAATCTACTGCAGGCTATTAGCATCTAAAAGTTTTCAGTTCTGTGCTGCTGCTAATCAAAAATCGTACTGATTTTCTGTCCAGTCAAGATGGACGTTTTTGCAGTAAAATCAGCTGCAGTTCTGTTTTGTAAGAAGAAAATCCTgcatgtataatatatatataataacacTGCTTTATTTAACGAACAGCAGAGCATTATTGGACAAAGCATCTGAAGATCTGGTATCCTGCTTCATGTTGTAAGTAGTTTTTGGTATGtgaatcttgtttttgttctctttaaGCCACCACCTACCCGATCCTTTCACCATCTGCATCAAACAGCGGAGATCTCTGTGGGGGAACGCTAAGGACAGCGTTATCATCTCCAGTGTCCTCATCATCAAAATCAGAGGTGTTGAGGAAGTCAAAGCTCTCCAGGGCACTTTCCACTGTCAGACTGAGGCTGGATGACCGGCTCCTGTAACCTGGGAGGCGGCACTGTGGAAAGGAGGGTGgtaagatatttaaaaaaatgtaaattgtatAAGTAGTAGATGATCTGGAGAAGGATTATCTAAAAGCATTTATTGTAACCCTTTGTtcattaaagataaaaaaatgtaaatgcatatGACATCTGTCTAAATGAGAATGGGACAGTTCAGTCACCTTCAGTAGGTCCTCCAGGCGCATCACTTCCTGCTCCAGGTCTTGCAGCTCTCGGCAGCGGTGAGTCAGTGACTCCAGTCTCATCAGTAGGCTGTGGATGGCCTCCTCCAGGCTGCTCTCCAGGAAAGCCCTGCTTCCCTCTCCCGCCCAGCTCAGGCTTCCTCCACCCTCAGTTGAGCTCCCACTAGGTGACACGATCTCTGAAGAGGTGAGCCTCTTCACCAGCTGCCTTGTCAGGCTGCCTGCCTCATCGGTGTCCAGTTCAACAGGTTTCAGTTCATCAGCGTGATCCAGGAAAACATCCTCTGGAGCCACTGTGGACAGGTGGCCATCCGAACACAAGGAGGGGGCAGCTGAACCACAGTTGGAGCTTGAATTTCGCTGGGACTCTGTGCGCTCCCACTCTGAGTCTTCTGCTACTTCGGCTTCATCACTAGCAAGGCTGGCGCTGGTGGCCCTGCTTCCTATCTCTCCATCCTCTTCAtactcctcctcttcttcctccactaAATGCTCCTCTGGGATGGAGTCCTCTCTTGTTGGGAGGATTTGTGTAGGTGATGTGTCTGTTTCTGGAGGAGTGACCATGATCTCAGGATTGGACGGGCCAGGGGAGTGGGAGCTTGGGGCTGGGCTGGGTGTGGAACCAGAGGTGTCAGAGAAGGTGAAAGAGAGACGCTTGCACTCGGCAATGCCACATCCACCATTCTCGAAGACGTCATCTGGCAAAGTGGACTGAAATGCAAATCAGATCAGAAGATGTTTAGTCGGAAATCAGTGCATGAGGCAGCTCTCTTACGTGGAAAAAGAGATGGTACATGATTAAAACACTTTCTGCTATAAATTTTTAAAACCAGATCTGCTCTACCAAGGGAGTCTGAGTAGG of the Mastacembelus armatus chromosome 11, fMasArm1.2, whole genome shotgun sequence genome contains:
- the gmnn gene encoding geminin — translated: MNVIGKLKPSQQRSNENIKSFFTQSPKAMGAPRQTLQILQPSATNKSLGRSVQAGKVIPKRKQWSVSQTRGPKRVKVEVKSTQTEETQCLIDGVSSDAYELMVKETPSSTYWKEVAEERRKALYNVLQENEKLHKDIEAKEEQITKLKSENEELQELAQHVQYMADMIERLTGKSPDNLEELRDIALDMDEDENEDDCEDLGYSQIDAEEGETSHHEPTGASGEQD
- the ripor2 gene encoding rho family-interacting cell polarization regulator 2 isoform X2 yields the protein MAAGTHSPGGPNGIIRSQSFAGFSTLQERRSRCNSFMGNSAVQKKPQSKPKKPHLSGHKGSSSSRDPQPKRLEEVYTALKQGLDEYLEVHQTELDKLMSLMKDMKRNSRLGVLYDLDKQIKTIERYMRRLEFHMSKVDELYEAFCIQSRLREGASRMKQAFSSSPSTKGTKESIAEVNRRYKEYTENMATFESELENLLGEFHIKMKGLAGFARLCPGDQYEIFMRYGRQRWKLKGRIEVNSRQSWDGDEMIFMPLITDLINIKVTELKGLATHMLVGSVICETKELFTARPQVVAVDVNDLGTIKLNLEVTWYPFDVEDLTLSSGNVSKATALQRRVSVYSQGTPETPTFQDTSFFSTLPDDVFENGGCGIAECKRLSFTFSDTSGSTPSPAPSSHSPGPSNPEIMVTPPETDTSPTQILPTREDSIPEEHLVEEEEEEYEEDGEIGSRATSASLASDEAEVAEDSEWERTESQRNSSSNCGSAAPSLCSDGHLSTVAPEDVFLDHADELKPVELDTDEAGSLTRQLVKRLTSSEIVSPSGSSTEGGGSLSWAGEGSRAFLESSLEEAIHSLLMRLESLTHRCRELQDLEQEVMRLEDLLKCRLPGYRSRSSSLSLTVESALESFDFLNTSDFDDEDTGDDNAVLSVPPQRSPLFDADGERIGGQHPEARGHLSEALTEDTGVGNSVAGSPLPLTTGNENLDVAIVIHLQYCNHLIQMLTTGVCSWKRCSLLLKLSGQTQLLEELAEISVDRLGAITSAADVLPGLAERPELMTLWSECSGSAGLFHTTLDRVFKHMKQCYTAVLQERHPHSTDTVIGVVVGEMVDRSDLVVSHNAPVSALAQDVLTVFQFHSYILQHEIQDMETHLLHLAREEVFAETLCGGDYSRCLALMEEVPVSSLWPRNSTLRVLASLLTAEDPQINKAAADYLSSGASHSQFKTRAVECYTQALSEAGVQSQRAACSALSCLQAVESIRAVVALCDSADEELRHVAIETLLTLGEEGRLAYEQLDMVPGEMIRLGTRRGNAVTTAF
- the ripor2 gene encoding rho family-interacting cell polarization regulator 2 isoform X1, which translates into the protein MALTDIADDDLDEMMREEAEDVFYEDGVSSRVPEIMAAGTHSPGGPNGIIRSQSFAGFSTLQERRSRCNSFMGNSAVQKKPQSKPKKPHLSGHKGSSSSRDPQPKRLEEVYTALKQGLDEYLEVHQTELDKLMSLMKDMKRNSRLGVLYDLDKQIKTIERYMRRLEFHMSKVDELYEAFCIQSRLREGASRMKQAFSSSPSTKGTKESIAEVNRRYKEYTENMATFESELENLLGEFHIKMKGLAGFARLCPGDQYEIFMRYGRQRWKLKGRIEVNSRQSWDGDEMIFMPLITDLINIKVTELKGLATHMLVGSVICETKELFTARPQVVAVDVNDLGTIKLNLEVTWYPFDVEDLTLSSGNVSKATALQRRVSVYSQGTPETPTFQDTSFFSTLPDDVFENGGCGIAECKRLSFTFSDTSGSTPSPAPSSHSPGPSNPEIMVTPPETDTSPTQILPTREDSIPEEHLVEEEEEEYEEDGEIGSRATSASLASDEAEVAEDSEWERTESQRNSSSNCGSAAPSLCSDGHLSTVAPEDVFLDHADELKPVELDTDEAGSLTRQLVKRLTSSEIVSPSGSSTEGGGSLSWAGEGSRAFLESSLEEAIHSLLMRLESLTHRCRELQDLEQEVMRLEDLLKCRLPGYRSRSSSLSLTVESALESFDFLNTSDFDDEDTGDDNAVLSVPPQRSPLFDADGERIGGQHPEARGHLSEALTEDTGVGNSVAGSPLPLTTGNENLDVAIVIHLQYCNHLIQMLTTGVCSWKRCSLLLKLSGQTQLLEELAEISVDRLGAITSAADVLPGLAERPELMTLWSECSGSAGLFHTTLDRVFKHMKQCYTAVLQERHPHSTDTVIGVVVGEMVDRSDLVVSHNAPVSALAQDVLTVFQFHSYILQHEIQDMETHLLHLAREEVFAETLCGGDYSRCLALMEEVPVSSLWPRNSTLRVLASLLTAEDPQINKAAADYLSSGASHSQFKTRAVECYTQALSEAGVQSQRAACSALSCLQAVESIRAVVALCDSADEELRHVAIETLLTLGEEGRLAYEQLDMVPGEMIRLGTRRGNAVTTAF